Within the Halomonas sp. HL-93 genome, the region CAGCGCGAGGCCGTCGGCATCGGCCTGTCCGAGCGCTCGCCATTGGCGCAACAGCGCCGGACATCCCTCGCGCACCTTGGTATAAAAGTCATCTTGCGGCATGCTCTATAGCACCCCCGTATTAGATAAGTGAGAGCAATAATGGCATTTGATTTTGCCACGCCCATTGAGCGACGCCACCCCGCTGAGGGTTGGGCATCGCAAAAATGGCACCGCTATGGTGACGACGTGCTGCCCTTGTGGGTCGCAGATATGGACTTTCGATCGCCGCCTGCGGTGATTGACGCCCTGCACGCTAGGGTGGCGCACGGCGTTTACGGCTACGGTGAAGTGCCTGCCACGTTAACAGAAACCCTATGCCAGTGGAGCGCTAACCACTACCAGTGGCCGATCCAGGCTGAGTGGCAGCAGTGGCTGCCGGGCGTGGTGCCGGCGTTGCATCTGGCGTCCTTGGCGCTGACCGCACCAGGGGACGGCGTACTAACCGTCACGCCGATCTATCCGCCGTTTCTGGCCGTGGCCGAGCGCACCGGCCGGTTGCCCCAGCAGGCGGCATTGGCCACACCGATCAGCTCAGACGATAGCTGGCGGCTGGATATCGGTGCGCTGGAGGCCGCCGTCACCCCGCAAACCCGTTTGCTACTCTGGTGTCACCCGCATAACCCCACCGGCCGCGTGTGGTCGCATGGTGAGTTGGCCGCGCTTGCTGCGTTTGTCGAGCGTCACGATCTATGGGTCGTGTCGGATGAGCTGCATTGCGATTTGCTGCTTGACGAAGGGGCGCGTCACCAGCCGCTGGTGGCGGCTTTCCCTGAGTTGGTCAAGCGCACCATTACCCTCTGGGCGCCATCGAAGACGTTTAATCTGGCGGGCCTTACCACTGCCTGCGCGGTGGTCCCCGACCCGAGCCTGCGTAAGCGTTTCGCCCAGGCGACCAAAGGCCTGCTGCCCGATGGCAACGTGCTTGGGTTGGTGGCAGCGGAGGCCGCCTACCGCGATGGCGAGCCATGGCGTCAAGCATTGTTGCAGGTGCTGCGAGAGCATCGAGCAACGCTTAAGGCACATGTCGCTACTTGGCCTGGGGTCGACATGAGCCCGCCGTCGTCGACCTACCTAGCGTGGTTGGATATGCGCCAAGCCAGCCTTGGTGAATCGCCGCAGGCGGCGCTGCTTGAACAGGCGGGCGTTGCTCTGTCAGACGGCGCGGCCTTCGGTCATCCTGGATTTGTGCGGCTCAATTTTGGCACTACCGCCCCGCAGTTGGAGGCGGCGCTAGCCCGGATGGATGCGTTACTGGCTCGCTGAGCAATTAGTAAAGCAGGGCGAATAGCTTGCGGCGATAGGCGACGGTGAGCGGGTGGTCGGCGCCCAGCGCGTCGAATGCCTGCAACAACGTCTTGCGCGCGGCATCGTCGTTATAGGCACGGTCCTGCTTCATCAGCGCAAGCAGGGCATCGAGTCCGGCTTCGTAGTGGCCATCTGCTACTTGGCGTAGGGCGCGCTGGTATTGTGCTTCGCTATCAGTGCGATCGCCAAACGCGGCAATTTCTTCGCCGGAAAGTGCTTGTTCGCCAAACTCGATGCTGGCCCGAACGCCGCGAGCGGGGGCTGCATCGCGTTCTTCCGGCGGCAGGTTATCCAGCAGGCTGCGGGCTTCGTCGCGGCGCCCTTCGGCGACCAGCGCACGGGCGAGGCTGACCTGATAGGGGTAGTGGTCCGGGTATTGGCTGATCAGCGTTTGATAAATTTCCCGTGCCCCGGCTGGGTCGCCAGCGTTGAGTGCCGCTTCGGCCTGTTCTTCGGGGCTGGGGGGTGCGTCTTCGGGAGCAGGGAAATAGCGGTTTAGCCACTCACGGATCTGTTTTTCAGGCAGCGCGCCTTGGAAGCCGTCTACCAAGCCGCCCTGGCTGATCAGTTTGACGTCAGGAACCGATTGCACTCCCAGCTGACTGGCGATTTCCGGGTTGGCCTGAGTATCCAGTTTGGCGAGCAAGAACGCCCCACCGTACTCGACCACCAGCGTTTCCAATACCGCCATGAGCTGCCTGCACGGCTCGGAGTCTGGTGTCCAGCAATCCATCAATACCGGGACTTTCATTGAGGCTTCAAGAACTTGCTGGATATTGCCCGCATTAAGGTCAATGATGACCTCTTCGGGGCGAACCGGTGGCCGGTCAGCGTTCGCTTGCCCGTCGTTACCAGCATCAGGGGTGGTTAATGCTTCACCGGTGCGAGGATCAATAATGGACGACATAAACGTGCTCATGAATGAGGAAATTTAGCTATTGATATGCAGCCGAACGCGCGAGGATTCAAGGTGGACTGGCTAAAAAAGCGGTCATGCCGCGCCGTAAGTTTCTTATATATGCCATAATGATATAAAAGGCGATGAATAAAGCATTTCACGCTATCTTTTGCCAGCGGTAGGCTTACCGCTGTTGTCCATATCGTCCAAAAGCGCCTGTTGCCCCGACAGGCGTTTTTGGTGTTGCTGAAGGTGAGTGTATGTCTACAACGACTGTAACCCCGTCCGCTAGCAATCGCGTGCCACTCATTGTGGCGGCGGCAATTGTACTGGGTGCGCTGGTCATCGGCGTGGTATTTGAAGCCAATACCGGCCTGTTAATGATCGTCGGTGGGCTGTTTGGCATGGTGCTTTATCACGCCGCGTTTGGCTTTACCTCCGCCTGGCGTGTCTTCATTAAAGAGCGGCGTGGGCGTGGCCTTCGAGCACAAATGATCATGCTGGCGCTGGCCGTCATATTGTTTTTCCCGGCGCTTGGCGCCGGCACGCTATTCGGCCGAGAGGTGGCTGGGTTTGTGTCGCCAATTGGTATCTCAGTGCTGGTTGGCGCGTTTCTGTTCGGCGTGGGCATGCAGTTAGGCGGCGGCTGCGCCTCGGGCACCTTGTTTACAGCTGGGGGCGGGAATGCGCGCATGGTCATTACCCTGGTGTTTTTCATTGTCGGGTCGGTAATTGGTACCGCGCACTTTGCCTGGTGGCAAAGTCTGCCTGCCTTCCAGCCAGTGTCTCTGGTGAATGTGGCGGGCGCCGGTGGTGGTATCGCCATCAGCTTGGTGCTATTTGCGGCGATTGCAGCGTTTACTGTGGTGATGGAAAAAGGCCGTCATGGCAAGTTGGAAAAAGCGCCGTTGGTTGAGAAGCACGGGTATCAACGCTGGTTAACCGGTCCGTGGCCGCTGGTAGCCGGGGCGGTAGCGCTGGCGGTGTTGAACTTTGCCACCTTGGCGCTGGCAGGTCGACCTTGGGGTATTACCTCGGCATTTGCGCTGTGGGGCGCTAAAGGCTTCGAATTGGTCGGCGGCGATGTTTCCCAGTGGGGCTATTGGCAGTCTGCAGGCAACGAGGCGGCTCTGGCATCCAGCGTGTGGGGCGATGTGACCACGGTGATGAATGTGGGCATCATGCTAGGAGCGTTAGCGGCTGCCAGCCTGGCAGGGCGGTTTGCGCCAAACTTCAAGATCCCGCTGCGCTCGGTGCTGGCGGCAATTATTGGCGGCCTATTACTTGGTTATGGCGCGCGGTTAGCGTTTGGCTGCAATATTGGCGCGTATTTCAGTGGGATCGCCTCGGGCAGCCTCCACGGTTGGGTGTGGCTAGTTGCGGCGTTTGCGGGCAACATAGTGGGCGTTAAACTACGTCCGTTATTTTTTACCGGTGAGGCGGCTAAGCAGCCTACTGCTAAAACCTGCTAATTAACCTCGCTTTTAGGTCATTTTACTCTTTGCGCCTCAACTTCGGTTGGGGCGTTTTTGTCGCTTTAAAACGCCTGTTTGCTACCTTTGTCGAACGAGCATGTTACATTACGCCCAATGACTGCAGACGCGCTATGTTGCTGCATTGCAATAGAAATTTGCGAAAAAAGAGAGTGCTTATGACCACCGCGAGCAAACGCCCCTTATACCTTCCTTATGCCGGTCCTTCCCTTCTTGAAATGCCGCTATTGAATAAAGGCAGTGCGTTTACTCAGCAGGAGCGGCTAGCGTTCAACTTGATCGGCCTATTGCCCCAAAAGGTCGAGACCATCGAGGACCAACTCGAACGCGC harbors:
- a CDS encoding co-chaperone YbbN; amino-acid sequence: MSSIIDPRTGEALTTPDAGNDGQANADRPPVRPEEVIIDLNAGNIQQVLEASMKVPVLMDCWTPDSEPCRQLMAVLETLVVEYGGAFLLAKLDTQANPEIASQLGVQSVPDVKLISQGGLVDGFQGALPEKQIREWLNRYFPAPEDAPPSPEEQAEAALNAGDPAGAREIYQTLISQYPDHYPYQVSLARALVAEGRRDEARSLLDNLPPEERDAAPARGVRASIEFGEQALSGEEIAAFGDRTDSEAQYQRALRQVADGHYEAGLDALLALMKQDRAYNDDAARKTLLQAFDALGADHPLTVAYRRKLFALLY
- a CDS encoding MalY/PatB family protein, with translation MAFDFATPIERRHPAEGWASQKWHRYGDDVLPLWVADMDFRSPPAVIDALHARVAHGVYGYGEVPATLTETLCQWSANHYQWPIQAEWQQWLPGVVPALHLASLALTAPGDGVLTVTPIYPPFLAVAERTGRLPQQAALATPISSDDSWRLDIGALEAAVTPQTRLLLWCHPHNPTGRVWSHGELAALAAFVERHDLWVVSDELHCDLLLDEGARHQPLVAAFPELVKRTITLWAPSKTFNLAGLTTACAVVPDPSLRKRFAQATKGLLPDGNVLGLVAAEAAYRDGEPWRQALLQVLREHRATLKAHVATWPGVDMSPPSSTYLAWLDMRQASLGESPQAALLEQAGVALSDGAAFGHPGFVRLNFGTTAPQLEAALARMDALLAR
- a CDS encoding YeeE/YedE family protein, yielding MSTTTVTPSASNRVPLIVAAAIVLGALVIGVVFEANTGLLMIVGGLFGMVLYHAAFGFTSAWRVFIKERRGRGLRAQMIMLALAVILFFPALGAGTLFGREVAGFVSPIGISVLVGAFLFGVGMQLGGGCASGTLFTAGGGNARMVITLVFFIVGSVIGTAHFAWWQSLPAFQPVSLVNVAGAGGGIAISLVLFAAIAAFTVVMEKGRHGKLEKAPLVEKHGYQRWLTGPWPLVAGAVALAVLNFATLALAGRPWGITSAFALWGAKGFELVGGDVSQWGYWQSAGNEAALASSVWGDVTTVMNVGIMLGALAAASLAGRFAPNFKIPLRSVLAAIIGGLLLGYGARLAFGCNIGAYFSGIASGSLHGWVWLVAAFAGNIVGVKLRPLFFTGEAAKQPTAKTC